The Podospora pseudocomata strain CBS 415.72m chromosome 1 map unlocalized CBS415.72m_1, whole genome shotgun sequence genome has a segment encoding these proteins:
- the MgSsk1 gene encoding Two-component response regulator SSK1p (BUSCO:EOG09260FFP; COG:T; EggNog:ENOG503NZR8), with amino-acid sequence MQHEHEQHQIPYYLTLAKCFPRVSPARLSIVPNTTNKKPRRGRTTPLLHRHLHQRHRTTRRSTTVSRARFLGSMGDLRAKLRAKFPRRHSGVPSLVSDQSTKSNKSNSSNKSESRPESECTAKGFEQPPASPAAAAADHGHEDSSHGGSGLQTGVSVPAAGIEETQARDKQLLRHGEPGKQETEEDTKTSTDVSDARAVVDTTVAAASPAASPATSPLRAARTRRAAGSGFTGGNTAKNSTNDSSPRTIQAMPILLTPAATLDSLADTDHTHDVSDTDRRISTASRLSALSSINESTADDESRPTSAYYTTSKPTTSDPIDPATATPQQTSELANSASQAQRRPAVRSAPSQGRQSSLPSRQNTLIRTLLSTTHADDLDLAAASEQLLPFGATMVTRKIWVRRPGGSATMVTINEDDLVDDVRDMILRKYANSLGRQFDAPDLALRIIPREPQRQERNLGPEEHMARTLDAYFPGGQSVDEALVIDVPIPPRRTPRASPRTGPPHAQHLTSAFFDDNRPAESGTDYFGPGAVGQGPVTVAAPVTNGTIHAHSMSVVNTGQVPPIPSPGGTWSRTYKERPDRPRLGRQHTSSPTILNVIGAGGHAAAIAAAAPHGTLPHAKIPRTRTHSNASSDQSGGGTLPLTTTTAPVPPPLPTPPAPAATTPVPPAPAPAPAPASASAPAPAPAPAPAPAPAATPPPRAASPRISAVARPKKKKATDTPSLPAGIMLNDGVPPINVLIVEDNIINLRLLEAFVKRLKVRWQTAMDGREAVTKWRKGGFHLVLMDIQLPIMSGLEATREIRRLERVNSIGAFSSMPTGTVSRKNAGNRNDEKTKAEEATTASEKEPETNGTTKSNEKAEGNAEEDVLPNRAMFKSPVIIVALTASSLQSDRHEALAAGCNDFLTKPVSYVWLQNKLKEWGCMISLIDFDGWRKWKNSAANSENEAAKRWAKKKEKSEEKAVTKG; translated from the exons ATGCAGCACGAGCATGAGCAGCATCAAATACCATATTACCTTACCCTTGCCAAATGTTTCCCCCGTGTCTCCCCTGCCAGACTGAGCATCGTgccaaacaccacaaacaAAAAGCCCCGACGAGGCAGAACCACACCGCTGCTGcaccggcacctccaccagagGCATAGGACAACTCGGCGCAGCACGACAGTGTCTCGGGCACGGTTTCTGGGCTCTATGGGGGACCTCAGGGCCAAACTACGCGCCAAGTTCCCACGACGACACTCGGGCGTCCCATCGCTCGTCTCGGACCAGAGCACCAAAagcaacaagagcaacagcagcaacaagagcgAGAGCCGCCCCGAGTCGGAATGCACGGCCAAGGGCTTTGAACAGCCTCCCGcttcccccgccgccgcggcTGCTGACCACGGCCACGAGGACAGCAGCCACGGGGGAAGCGGGCTACAAACCGGCGTGTCCGTGCCAGCAGCCGGCATCGAGGAAACACAAGCGAGAGACAAGCAGCTCCTGAGACACGGCGAACCAGGAAAACAAGAGACAGAAGAAGACACAAAAACATCCACCGACGTCAGCGATGCTCgtgctgttgttgataccactgtcgctgctgcttctccagCGGCTTCTCCGGCGACCTCTCCACTGCGCGCCGCCAGAACCAGAAGAGCCGCGGGCAGTGGATTCACAGGCGGGAACACGGCTAAGAATTCCACTAACGATTCCTCCCCACGGACCATCCAAGCAATGCCTATCCTGCTGACCCCTGCCGCCACCCTGGATTCTCTTGCCGACACCGACCACACTCACGACGTCAGCGACACCGACCGACGCATTTCGACCGCCAGTCGACTCTCAGCGCTTTCCAGCATCAACGAGAGcaccgccgacgacgagagcAGGCCTACCTCGGCGTactacaccacctccaaacccaccacctccgacCCGATTGACCCGGCGACAGCcacaccacaacaaacaagcGAGTTGGCAAATTCGGCTTCGCAAGCGCAGCGACGACCCGCTGTCAGGTCAGCGCCCTCGCAGGGACGACAAAGCTCGCTGCCGAGTCGCCAGAACACACTCATACGCACACTTCTAAGCACAACTCATGCCGATGACCTCGACCTCGCCGCCGCTAGCGAACAATTGTTGCCATTCGGTGCAACCATGGTGACGCGCAAGATCTGGGTGAGGCGGCCGGGAGGGTCAGCCACCATGGTGACGATCAACGAGGACGATTTGGTGGACGACGTGCGAGACATGATCTTGAGAAAGTATGCCAACTCACTAGGTCGCCAGTTCGATGCTCCCGATTTGGCTCTGAGGATCATCCCGCGGGAACCCCAACGGCAGGAACGCAATTTGGGACCTGAAGAACACATGGCACGCACTCTGGATGCGTACTTTCCTGGTGGGCAGTCAGTTGACGAGGCCCTCGTCATTGACGTCCCGATCCCCCCACGTCGGACGCCGAGAGCTTCCCCTCGTACAGGACCCCCACACGCACAGCATTTGACATCCGCCTTCTTTGACGACAACCGACCGGCAGAATCCGGCACAGACTACTTCGGCCCCGGAGCTGTTGGGCAGGGTCCAGTTACCGTAGCCGCTCCAGTCACGAACGGGACCATACACGCGCATTCCATGTCGGTGGTCAATACGGGACAGGTGCCTCCCATTCCCTCTCCCGGAGGCACTTGGTCTAGGACGTACAAAGAGAGGCCAGACCGGCCACGACTAGGGAGACAGCACACTTCGTCGCCAACAATTCTTAATGTTATCGGCGCCGGCGGCCACGCTGCCGCCATCGCTGCTGCCGCACCCCACGGTACGCTACCACATGCCAAAATTCCACGTACTAGGACTCATTCCAATGCTTCTTCAGACCAATCGGGTGGCggaaccctccctctcaccaccacaacggCACCAGTTCCTCCCCCGCTGCCCACGCCACCTGCCCCCGCAGCAACAACTCCAGtccctccagcaccagcaccagcaccagcaccagcatcagcatcagc accagcaccagcaccagcaccagcaccagcaccagcaccagcagccacaccaccacccagggCAGCGTCTCCCAGAATTTCGGCCGTCGCCCGgccgaaaaagaagaaggctacCGACACGCCTTCTCTGCCGGCTGGAATCATGCTCAATGACGGGGTGCCACCCATCAACGTTCTGATTGTCGAAGACAACATTATCAATCTTCGGCTGCTCGAAGCGTTTGTGAAGCGGCTCAAGGTGCGGTGGCAGACCGCTATGGACGGTCGTGAGGCCGTGACCAAGTGGAGAAAAGGTGGCTTTCATCTTGTGCTCATGGATATTCAGCTCCCCATCATGAGCGGCCTGGAGGCCACGAGGGAGATTCGGCGTTTGGAGAGGGTCAACTCGATCGGTGCTTTCTCATCCATGCCCACCGGGACCGTCAGTAGAAAGAACGCCGGCAATAGAAACGATGAGAAAACCAAAGCCGAGGAGGCCACGACAGCCTCGGAGAAGGAGCCCGAAACGAACGGAACGACGAAGTCCAATGAAAAGGCAGAGGGAAAtgcagaggaggatgtcCTTCCTAATAGGGCCATGTTCAAGAGTCCTGTGATTATCGTGGCTTTGACGGCCAGTTCGTTGCAGAGTGATCGGCACGAAGCTTTGGCGGCTGGTTGCAACGATTTCCTAACAAAG CCCGTCAGCTATGTGTGGCTTCAAAACAAGCTGAAGGAGTGGGGGTGTATGATCAGTCTGATCGACTTTGACGGCTGGAGAAAGTGGAAGAATTCAGCGGCCAACTCGGAGAATGAGGCAGCCAAGAGGTGGGCtaaaaagaaggaaaagtcggaggagaaggcggttACGAAGGGTTAG
- a CDS encoding uncharacterized protein (EggNog:ENOG503P45X): protein MAIPDNLRFALICPPRKLEADKTKETALIFDKFVFYFADYDRRQGMWLAVDRPARPDIKPWNQDWNPATYEAMWKELVDKWLVNWTDELPPTPAQDILLVDWQDSVPYVNNLVDEHTVDQYRRLIKRELGIRHYCLYPTLRATNFLDEKAKRYKTSELLELERKGPNLDLVSFRDKNKPESEKAFFKYAALPRDDFNNMLEHFVLHKLFSSPSTRQLFDLYKHPVMDDTGKVVVGFLTEYCSGKPLKDNVSGIFKLAHLQQLIRAVGFLNQNLHVWHNRISYENIIIDPQKDKPKITELGCITPYNNKLPADVLLKDVYALVRAIHAHVVRTPEEIEQFDPKMMKSGDRWDVDPRVRLGDDFGASHPAEVCFNFLTQQRKGLPDTWRPSPLREAEMPNITREFAPRPGEPPKPNDLASYWLRDPEDKAFQHDPLPKWVRTPHTKLVELQLANGERPAEELLKEIEPPLIPLANTVEMIQFVGRVQHSVNLGTPVSERVIKKVEEIANTPGIRVPPLNLPSRKRPRRESDVGNEEKRISSRREKQALNQLMKELREATDLAQKAGEEAEEAAKEAKEATDQLTGLKTMIEAARKVTATSLHVTGPLPRPQPGVAWQI, encoded by the exons ATGGCAATACCTGACAACCTTCGGTTTGCTCTCATCTGCCCGCCCCGCAAACTCGAGGcagacaagacaaaagaaacgGCCCTCATCTTCGACAAATTTGTCTTCTACTTTGCTGACTATGACCGACGTCAAGGGATGTGGCTGGCGGTGGATCGCCCGGCCCGGCCTGACATCAAACCCTGGAACCAGGACTGGAATCCGGCCACTTACGAAGCGATGTGGAAGGAACTTGTTGACAAGTGGCTCGTGAACTGGACTGACGAACTCCCACCCACACCCGCACAAGACATTCTCTTGGTCGACTGGCAAGATTCGGTACCGTATGTCAATAACCTCGTCGACGAGCACACAGTAGATCAATATAGGCGGTTGATAAAACGCGAGCTGGGGATCCGGCATTACTGCCTCTACCCAACACTGAGAGCGACGAATTTCTTGGATGAAAAGGCAAAGAGATACAAGACTTCGGAGCTGCTTGAACTCGAGAGGAAGGGCCCCAATCTCGACCTGGTCTCTTTCCGGGACAAGAACAAGCCAGAGAGCGAGAAGGCCTTTTTCAAATATGCTGCACTGCCTCGCGATGACTTCAACAACATGCTAGAGCATTTTGTGCTCCACAAGTTGTTcagctcaccatcaacccgcCAACTTTTTGACCTTTACAAGCACCCCGTGATGGATGACACAGGTAAGGTTGTTGTCGGGTTCCTCACCGAATACTGCTCAGGAAAACCGTTAAAGGATAACGTCAGCGGCATCTTCAAGCTCGCCCACCTCCAGCAGCTCATCCGTGCGGTTGGCTTTTTAAATCAAAATCTCCATGTTTGGCACAACCGGATCAGTTACGAAAACATCATAATCGATCCACAGAAGGATAAGCCCAAGATCACAGAGCTTGGATGCATAACGccctacaacaacaagcttCCCGCGGATGTCCTCCTCAAGGACGTGTATGCTCTCGTCCGCGCAATTCATGCACATGTCGTCCGAACGCCAGAAGAGATTGAGCAGTTTGACCCCAAAATGATGAAGTCAGGGGACAGATGGGATGTTGACCCCAGGGTCAGGCTCGGTGACGATTTCGGGGCTTCGCACCCTGCTGAGGTGTGTTTTAATTT CCTCACACAACAGAGGAAAGGTTTACCTGATACCTGGCGGCCATCCCCACTGCGCGAAGCAGAGATGCCTAACATCACGAGGGAGTTCGCTCCCCGACCCGGGGAACCACCAAAGCCCAACGACCTAGCTAGCTACTGGCTCCGCGACCCGGAAGATAAGGCTTTCCAACatgacccccttcccaagtGGGTCCGCACACCGCACACGAAACTTGTTGAACTGCAGCTCGCCAACGGGGAGAGACCCGCCGAAGAGCTGCTCAAAGAGATTGAACCACCCCTCATACCACTAGCCAACACTGTAGAAATGATTCAGTTTGTCGGAAGGGTTCAACATAGTGTCAACCTCGGCACGCCCGTCAGCGAACGCGTTATTAAGAAAGTGGAGGAGATAGCGAACACGCCCGGGATTCGGGTACCGCCGTTGAACCTCCCCAGCCGGAAGAGACCCCGTAGGGAAAGTGACGTTGGTAACGAAGAAAAACGGATCTCTTCTCGGCGGGAGAAACAAGCGCTGAATCAGCTCATGAAGGAGCTCAGGGAGGCTACAGATCTGGCACAGAAGGCCGGagaggaagcggaggaggctgcGAAGGAGGCAAAGGAGGCGACCGACCAACTTACAGGGCTCAAAACGATGATTGAAGCTGCTAGGAAGGTTACGGCGACATCCTTGCATGTGACTGGGCCGTTGCCGAGGCCACAACCGGGTGTTGCGTGGCAGATATAG
- a CDS encoding uncharacterized protein (COG:D; EggNog:ENOG503PEQ9), with translation MSDSPAAPPPPPPPPPPFRATVEESLSVPSFGNGSGSGSGGDSASITSSTRRRWDDPPDEEPGQMPSENMTSMVFVKTMTAHHANNFVGSKTAAVQGEVSYLAFSPGDMHVAALVPKQSNIKSFDPDESSALAVWAVKEDGGGRTHTSLFGLKVHKGFCFRPGRTVGGDPVVVCPFYVKVKGLDGFDARQPLVEVYDLGKRVRWSRNEVPVRAPVVMSEDGGLVAGVSSKDSSRVVVCGLEKLRLLKVRTMIIKHTEEVTGMGFLPEGGGLVTAGRDGYVRVTDLHSGKTLKRIEIGARAACDILQVSGDGKVVVTVWGRDVVLWYLETGRVHNYNLNVVRQTEGWPLAVSKDCRYLACRTEDGFDVSDAASGAFRGDFATRASVITAAAFSNDCTKIAVGDFDGYVNVFDMITA, from the coding sequence ATGTCAGACTCACCCGCTgccccacctccaccaccaccaccaccaccgccattcCGGGCCACAGTGGAGGAGTCCCTCAGCGTCCCCTCCTTTGGcaacggcagcggcagcggcagcggaggcGACAGCGCCAGCATCACAAGCAGCACGCGCCGACGATGGGACGATCCCCCCGACGAGGAGCCGGGCCAGATGCCCTCTGAAAACATGACCAGCATGGTCTTTGTCAAGACCATGACCGCGCACCACGCCAACAACTTTGTGGGAAGCAAGACGGCGGCCGTGCAAGGCGAGGTGTCGTATTTGGCTTTCAGTCCGGGTGACATGCACGTTGCTGCTCTGGTGCCGAAGCAGAGCAACATCAAGAGCTTCGACCCTGACGAGTCGAGTGCCTTGGCGGTGTGGGCGGTCAAAGAGGACGGCGGGGGGAGGACGCATACGAGTTTGTTTGGGCTCAAGGTTCACAAGGGGTTCTGTTTCCGGCCTGGGAGGACGGTGGGCGGGGATCCGGTGGTGGTCTGTCCTTTTTATGTCAAGGTtaaggggttggatgggtttgATGCCCGACAGccgttggtggaggtgtatgatttggggaagagggttaGGTGGAGCAGGAATGAGGTGCCGGTGAgggcgccggtggtgatgagtgaggatggggggttggtggctgggGTGTCGAGTAAGGACTCGagccgggtggtggtttgtgggtTGGAGAAactgaggttgttgaaggtgaggaCGATGATTATCAAGCACACGGAGGAGGtgacggggatggggttcTTGCccgaagggggggggttggtgacggcggggagggaCGGGTATGTGAGGGTTACGGATCTACATAGCGGGAAGACGCTGAAGAGGATTGAGATtggggcgagggcggcgtgTGATATTTTGCAAGTgtctggggatgggaaggtggtggtgacggtttGGGGGAGAGATGTGGTGCTGTGGTATCTGGAGACGGGGAGGGTGCATAATTACAATTTGAATGTGGTCAGGCAAACAGAGGGGTGGCCTTTGGCCGTGTCGAAGGACTGCCGGTACCTGGCGTGCCGGACAGAAGACGGATTCGACGTGAGCGATGCGGCCAGTGGCGCCTTCAGGGGAGACTTTGCGACTCGAGCATCCGTCATCACCGCGGCTGCTTTTTCAAACGACTGCACAAAGATTGCAGTGGGAGATTTCGACGGGTATGTGAATGTTTTTGACATGATTACGGCTTGA
- a CDS encoding uncharacterized protein (EggNog:ENOG503NY70; COG:E) → MAFQQFPTWPRTAADSEDPYRYQVGFGNHHSTEAIPGALPPHGTNLPQKSRYGLYAELLNGTSFMSTKSTAANVWMYRGKPAAARHPPSQVEEIFHLESCFLPTNSNVAFTPLPYTWGPLKSNESSNSATNRRVTFVQGLRTMGGHGDATLKEGLAVHQYEFNMNMEREAFVNHDGELLVVPQQGTLNVKTELGSLLVKPGSIVVLPPGIRFSVEIFRPAGDQWSEIKASGYALEVFGTRYALPDLGVLGANGLAHDRDFEYPVARFDLDPDEDTSSFCVTVKLAGRLFSYTQPHTPFDVVAWHGKYAPYRYDLSRFCHLTANTDQLDPTSYCVLTAPSKWPAASLVDFCVFGDKWAVSRNTLRIPYYHRNIATELCGVIHGQYKGSVRPLEAGGLSFEQSYMPHGETYEAYTQASEAANDPTKLEGSLFFMLNVSSHLALTRWAMEQHPDIRLERPGIWASVQNHFVHHLKHAADASWSDATDQHIPTPPKSPNGRV, encoded by the exons ATGGCCTTCCAACAATTTCCAACATGGCCAAGAACCGCGGCGGATTCCGAAGACCCCTACAGATATCAGGTTGGATTTGGAAACCACCATTCCACAGAAGCAATACCGGGTGCCCTTCCTCCACACGgtaccaacctcccccagaAAAGCAGATATGGACTCTACGCTGAGCTTCTGAACGGCACCTCTTTCATGTCAACAAAAAGCACAGCTGCCAACGT ATGGATGTACCGTGGaaagccagcagcagcccgtCACCCGCCATCACAGGTGGAAGAGATTTTCCAT CTGGAGTCATGCTTTCTACCCACGAACTCGAATGTCGCCTTCACGCCGCTTCCATATACGTGGGGTCCTCTAAAAAGCAATGAATCGTCGAACTCGGCCACGAACCGCAGGGTCACCTTTGTTCAAGGCTTGAGAACTATGGGGGGCCATGGAGACGCCACGCTCAAAGAGGGTCTGGCAGTTCATCAGTACGAGTTCAACATGAATATGGAGCGTGAGGCCTTTGTTAACCACGACGGCGAGCTTCTGGTGGTACCACAACAAGGGACACTGAATGTCAAGACCGAGCTGGGCAGCCTCTTGGTCAAGCCCGGCTCCATTGTGGTCCTGCCTCCAGGAATTCGATTTTCGGTCGAAATCTTCCGTCCAGCCGGGGATCAGTGGTCAGAAATCAAAGCCTCCGGCTACGCGTTGGAGGTTTTTGGGACTCGATACGCATTGCCCGATCTGGGTGTGTTGGGCGCAAACGGGCTGGCGCATGATCGAGACTTTGAATATCCAGTTGCACGGTTTGACCTCGACCCGGACGAGGACACCAGTTCATTTTGTGTCACCGTCAAGTTGGCCGGAAGACTGTTCTCTTACACACAGCCACACACGCCGTTTGACGTGGTGGCATGGCATGGGAAATATGCGCCATATCGGTACGACTTGTCACGATTTTGTCATTTGACGGCGAACACCGATCAACTAGATCCAACCTCATATTGTGTCCTAACTGCTCCAAGCAAGTGGCCGGCTGCAAGCTTGGTGGACTTTTGCGTCTTTGGGGACAAGTGGGCAGTCTCTAGGAACACGCTCCGAATACCCTACTATCACCGCAACATCGCTACGGAACTATGCGGTGTCATTCATGGCCAGTACAAAGGCAGTGTCAGGCCACTGGAGGCCGGCGGTTTGAGCTTCGAACAGAGCTACATGCCTCATGGGGAGACCTATGAAGCATATACACAAGCTAGTGAGGCCGCCAACGATCCCACGAAGCTCGAAGGGTCTCTGT TTTTCATGCTCAACGTCTCGTCACATCTCGCCTTGACAAGATGGGCTATGGAGCAACACCCTGACATTCGAC TTGAACGGCCTGGCATTTGGGCTTCCGTGCAGAACCACTTTGTCCATCACCTCAAACACGCAGCAGATGCATCATGGTCGGATGCCACCGACCAGCACATCCCGACTCCGCCCAAGAGCCCGAACGGCCGGGTTTAA
- the IMH1 gene encoding Golgin imh1 (COG:S; EggNog:ENOG503NUA2) yields MEHLQRLKGAIDRTIAEEQARQRASLEAQPQASGSAPARRSRSSSGAGTHSPARRPRPAAKQGQDSASREGGAANPDPAVFEAAFTIDDTDDTATPSRAATPMSTDPDKAKELGVIPEKGGEAASSRAMSEKSGQNADGSSISEKRSMDSSTVTLVASELPAEVRAKLRKLERLEKAYPELLRSYRIAHGKVMLIEPFEKTLKENTPLTSIAEPQALVEYLNQVNLKSDMVMEELKRVTTEKDSHKKKADEAEKQLAALNDELSKKITENDKEVFALKEEIAALKTNKSTSPPAEKEKGSEMVKAGEASQEGGQGESLFSYDTEIPQLQAEVEKKTEQIEKLETEVRTLKEELSVAKEHSAGMVESLETAMQELGEAKDAAALKNSFEAQLTARNTEITTLTERANTARATIKDLERQVEQGKQAIKEKEAKLSSASNRNRDLEEEMKTITEAKENLDTKIQELNSEIQTLKKAKAQDEAKIEELDKKLKTAVSVPIPAPVPAVAASASTPAQPAQGGGRKKNNKKKKKGGAGGGAATAAAAAAEPAPSEASVTEQPPSSPLLGPSADELQTELTRLQEELAEKDQRIERLSKQRKTEEDLREEIENLQENLMTIGHDHVEAKQRLKELEAEKRELKERIAELEKEVETAAAGAQVSTKLQGEHESLKQEFDDLKMKSSTLQSDLAAAQQLAQTRYKDLTDLREMLQKAQPELKNLRQESALLKTTKEELAAKTTELRNLEKRERDLKTELARAQRLATDREAEIKTLHEKVAQETNARLKVEDERRVTGRDLRRSEAEKIEISAREEKASRELQRVQEEASKLRPRVGQLEDELNRLRKEQATLREEVKAKTNQYSSAQSLIGSMRDETAELRLQLKESQSQVDNLEEELTDTRKMLDERTRDTDTMRKLLAGADERAESRLHEMRTKMEAAIEERDRLEDESSSLARRKSRETEELKQKVRDLEREVKELASEKDSLEREEREWRRRRQELEAIEERAETEVSEMRTTVSNLRSTLDASELQVREHERKATELRRALDDYRLRYDKLNKEVKTLQAKLSSAAANPSRTSQESTRSGSVNGAGTPDAMYLKTIMLQFLEQKDNRLRAQLVPVLGKLLKFDKSDEQKWLAAIQHMNSR; encoded by the exons ATGGAGCACCTGCAGAGACTGAAAGGAGCAATTGACCGGACCATCGCAGAGGAACAAGCTCGACAACGTGCCTCTCTGGAGGCGCAACCGCAGGCTTCAGGGAGCGCTCCTGCGCGGAGGTCGCGCTCATCTAGTGGTGCGGGCACCCATTCTCCAGCTCGACGACCGCGCCCAGCAGCGAAGCAGGGCCAGGATTCCGCCAGTCGAGAAGGGGGGGCCGCAAATCCCGATCCTGCCGTATTCGAGGCTGCCTTTACAATTGACGACACCGACGATACCGCAACGCCCTCGAGAGCCGCGACCCCAATGTCGACGGATCCAGACAAGGCAAAGGAACTGGGGGTGATTCCCGAAAAGGGGGGCGAGGCTGCTTCGTCAAGAGCCATGTCTGAGAAGAGTGGGCAAAACGCAGACGGATCCTCGATCTCAGAGAAGAGGTCGATGGACTCCTCAACTGTGACTCTTGTCGCTTCCGAACTGCCGGCCGAGGTCCGCGCCAAGTTGAGGAAGCTCGAAAGGCTTGAAAAGGCCTACCCGGAATTGCTACGGTCCTACCGAATTGCGCATGGCAAAGTAATGCTGATCGAGCCCTTTGAGAAGACTTTGAAGGAAAACACCCCCTTGACTTCGATTGCCGAGCCTCAAGCTCTCGTAGAGTACCTGAATCAGGTGAACCTCAAGAGCGACATGGTGATGGAAGAGCTGAAGCGTGTTACTACCGAGAAGGATTCGCACAAAAAGAAGGCAGAtgaggccgagaagcaaTTGGCAGCTCTCAATGATGAACTTTCTAAAAAGATCACCGAGAACGACAAGGAGGTTTTTGCActcaaggaggagattgccgCACTGAAGACCAACAAATCAACAAGTCCACctgctgagaaggagaagggttCCGAGATGGTCAAGGCTGGAGAGGCGTCCCAAGAAGGCGGCCAGGGCGAATCACTGTTCTCTTATGACACTGAGATCCCACAACTACAAGCAGAGGTGGAAAAGAAGACAGAACAGATTGAGAAGCTCGAAACTGAGGTTCGCACTTTGAAGGAAGAGCTGTCCGTGGCCAAGGAGCACAGTGCCGGTATGGTGGAGAGTCTTGAGACGGCCATGCAGGAACTTGGCGAAGCCAAGGATGCTGCCGCTCTGAAGAACTCATTCGAAGCACAACTCACTGCTAGGAATACCGAGATCACAACCTTGACAGAGCGCGCCAATACCGCCAGGGCCACGATCAAAGACCTCGAGAGGCAGGTGGAACAGGGCAAGcaggccatcaaggagaaggaagcgaAGCTTTCTTCCGCCTCGAACCGCAACAGGGacctggaggaggagatgaagacaaTCACGGAAGCAAAAGAGAATCTCGATACCAAGATCCAGGAACTGAATTCTGAAATCCAGACActgaagaaggccaaggctcAGGATGAAGCCAAGATAGAAGAGTTGGACAAAAAGCTGAAGACTGCAGTGTCGGTTCCTATCCCAGCGCCTGtccctgctgttgctgcttcaGCCAGCACTCCGGCCCAACCTGCACAGGGTGGTggcaggaagaagaacaacaagaaaaagaagaagggcggtgccggcggcggcgcggctactgctgctgctgctgctgctgaaccCGCCCCCAGCGAAGCATCAGTTACTGAAcagcctccctcttcgccacTGCTAGGGCCCTCCGCTGACGAGCTGCAAACCGAATTGACGCGCCTCCAAGAAGAGTTGGCCGAGAAGGACCAGCGAATCGAAAGACTATCGAAGCAGAGGAAGACGGAGGAAGATCTCCGTGAAGAAATTGAGAATCTCCAAGAGAACCTGATGACCATTGGCCACGACCATGTTGAGGCCAAGCAAAGgctcaaggagctcgaggctgagaagagGGAGCTCAAGGAACGCATTGCGGAacttgagaaggaggtcgAGACCGCGGCCGCTGGTGCTCAGGTCAGCACCAAGCTTCAGGGCGAACACGAGTCGTTGAAGCAAGAGTTTGACGACCTGAAGATGAAGTCATCGACCTTGCAATCCGATTTGGCTGCCGCCCAGCAGCTTGCACAGACCAGATACAAGGACCTCACTGATCTTCGGGAGATGCTTCAGAAGGCTCAGCCGGAGCTTAAGAACCTCAGGCAGGAGTCTGCCCTGCTCAAGACAACCAAGGAGGAACTGGCAGCCAAGACGACTGAGCTGCGCAACCTTGAGAAGCGCGAGAGGGATCTCAAGACTGAGCTGGCCCGCGCCCAGCGTCTTGCGACCGATCGAGAGGCTGAGATCAAGACTCTGCACGAGAAGGTGGCCCAAGAGACAAATGCTAGGCTGAAGGTGGAGGACGAGCGTCGTGTTACCGGCCGCGACCTCCGTCGTTCAGAAGCTGAAAAGATCGAAATCTCGgccagagaagagaaggcaTCCAGGGAACTGCAGCGCGTGCAAGAGGAGGCATCCAAGCTCCGCCCACGCGTCGGACAGCTTGAGGACGAACTCAACAGGTTAAGAAAGGAGCAAGCTACTCTCCGGGAAGAAGTCAAGGCAAAGACCAATCAGTACTCCAGCGCTCAAAGCCTCATCGGAAGCATGCGTGATGAGACTGCGGAACTACGCCTGCAGCTCAAGGAGAGCCAGTCTCAGGtcgacaacctggaagaggAACTGACCGATACACGGAAGATGTTGGATGAACGCACTCGCGACACTGACACGATGCGGAAGCTCCTCGCCGGGGCTGACGAGCGTGCTGAGAGCAGGTTACATGAGATGCGCACCAAGATGGAGGCCGCCATCGAGGAGAGAGATCGCCTCGAAGATGAGTCGTCCTCCCTTGCTCGTCGCAAATCgcgggagacggaggagctCAAGCAAAAGGTGCGCGACCTGGAGCGGGAAGTGAAGGAACTTGCCAGCGAGAAAGACAGCCTCGAACGCGAGGAGCGCGAGTGGCGCCGTAGGAGgcaggagctcgaggctATCGAGGAGAGGGCCGAGACGGAAGTGAGTGAGATGCGCACTACCGTCTCCAACCTCCGCTCCACTTTGGATGCATCGGAGCTGCAGGTGCGGGAGCACGAGAGGAAAGCGACGGAGTTGCGTCGGGCGCTGGACGATTACCGGTTAAGGTATGACAAGTTGAAcaaggaggtcaagacaCTGCAGGCCAAGTTGTCGTCGGCTGCTGCGAACCCCAGTAGGACCTCGCAGGAATCGACTCGTTCCGGCAGCGTCAATGGAGCGGGTACCCCCGACGCCATGTACCTGAAGACGATTATGTTGCAGTTTTTGGAGCAGAAGGATAATAGGCTGAGGGCGCAGTTGGTACCTGTTCTTGGAAAGCTGCTCAAGTTTGATAA GTCTGATGAGCAGAAGTGGCTCGCTGCTATCCAGCATATGAACAGCAGGTAG